Proteins from a genomic interval of Ralstonia wenshanensis:
- a CDS encoding phage portal protein: protein MTRFPALGQLGFVLPAERAVRAQAYEAGGTTGSRGRAWRTSGAGPNASVTQNLGTIRTRARSAVRNDPWAKKAIASLVTNAIGTGIVPHPEHPDPDMCGALKELWRDWVPEADADGLLDFYGLQTLAARSLFTDGEVLNRTRPRRPERGLCVPLQVQLFEADHLPANLNQMLPNGSEIVSGVEFDRDGDRVAYHLHRRHPGEIGRATTQAGMVRVPAAEIQHVFEPVRPGAVRGCSALATVLLRLHTLDSFDDAVLVRQEVANLFAGFITRPAPTSVKLDTLTGQPVEFDGDGTALTSMEPGSLQELLPGEEVQFAEPPGAGTDYGPFMRQQLMAAAASVGLPYEVLTGDLRDVSDRALRVILGEFRRQLEQLQWNVFIHQYCRPVWAAWTDAVALSGVLPMPNYYRDRRLYLRVRWVPQGWPYINPLQDVQAQRIAIRAGLASRSATILAQGEDPETTDAEYAADFERADRLGLVFDSDPRMRDSAGNVTDNQEHTNDES, encoded by the coding sequence ATGACCCGTTTCCCTGCGCTGGGCCAGCTTGGTTTCGTCTTGCCGGCGGAGCGGGCGGTTCGGGCGCAGGCGTATGAAGCGGGCGGCACCACCGGCAGCCGTGGTCGCGCCTGGCGCACCTCGGGCGCTGGGCCAAACGCCTCTGTCACGCAGAACCTTGGCACCATCCGCACGCGGGCCCGCAGTGCCGTCCGCAATGACCCATGGGCCAAGAAAGCGATTGCAAGCTTGGTGACCAATGCGATTGGGACTGGCATCGTGCCGCATCCCGAGCATCCCGACCCCGACATGTGCGGCGCGCTCAAAGAGCTCTGGAGGGACTGGGTACCGGAAGCCGACGCCGATGGTCTGCTCGACTTCTACGGCTTGCAGACGCTCGCTGCGCGCTCCCTGTTCACCGATGGGGAGGTTCTGAACCGCACCCGGCCGCGACGGCCTGAACGTGGTTTGTGCGTGCCGCTGCAGGTGCAGCTTTTTGAAGCGGACCACCTGCCCGCCAATCTGAACCAGATGCTGCCCAACGGCAGCGAGATCGTCTCCGGCGTCGAGTTCGACCGCGATGGCGATCGCGTCGCCTACCACCTGCACCGTCGCCACCCGGGCGAGATCGGGCGGGCGACCACGCAGGCAGGAATGGTGCGCGTGCCTGCCGCCGAGATCCAGCACGTATTCGAGCCGGTGCGGCCGGGTGCCGTACGGGGTTGCTCGGCGCTGGCGACGGTGCTCTTGCGATTGCACACGCTCGACAGCTTCGACGATGCAGTGCTTGTGCGGCAAGAGGTGGCAAACCTCTTCGCCGGCTTTATCACCCGGCCAGCGCCTACCAGCGTGAAGCTGGATACGTTGACGGGCCAGCCTGTCGAGTTCGACGGCGATGGCACAGCGCTCACATCGATGGAGCCCGGTTCCCTGCAGGAACTGCTCCCCGGCGAGGAAGTGCAGTTCGCCGAACCACCCGGCGCCGGCACCGACTACGGCCCCTTCATGCGCCAGCAGCTCATGGCCGCTGCCGCATCGGTAGGCCTCCCGTACGAAGTGCTCACCGGCGATCTGCGCGACGTCAGCGACCGCGCCTTGCGCGTGATTCTTGGCGAATTCCGGCGCCAGCTGGAGCAGTTGCAGTGGAACGTCTTCATCCACCAGTACTGCCGTCCCGTGTGGGCCGCCTGGACGGATGCAGTTGCGCTGTCGGGTGTGCTGCCCATGCCCAACTACTACCGGGACCGGCGCCTCTATCTGCGCGTGCGCTGGGTGCCGCAAGGCTGGCCGTACATCAACCCGCTGCAAGACGTGCAGGCCCAGCGCATTGCCATTCGCGCGGGGCTGGCAAGCCGCTCGGCCACGATCCTCGCGCAGGGCGAAGACCCGGAAACCACCGACGCCGAGTACGCGGCCGACTTCGAACGCGCAGACCGGCTCGGCCTCGTTTTCGACTCTGATCCGCGCATGCGCGACAGCGCCGGCAACGTGACCGACAACCAGGAACACACCAACGATGAAAGCTAA
- a CDS encoding phage baseplate assembly protein V, with product MSYEAGETDRRLACIVQAGVIAAVDVAAARCTVTVADWTSDWLPWWSPAAGAVREWRPPSPGEQALLVSPSGCLEGGFVLAGFYTDQHGGANGDSADVTASDYPDGAREHYDHAAHEYRLSVPAGGQIVLQVGDTSLTLRSDGAELKAPQLLADVPASTFTGNALVEKALAFLGGLSGQGAAGGTAVAIQGGIQATDDVVAGDISLRGHSHMEQGDGAPVGKPF from the coding sequence ATGAGCTACGAAGCGGGTGAAACCGACCGGCGCCTTGCCTGCATCGTGCAGGCTGGCGTCATCGCAGCGGTGGATGTCGCCGCCGCGCGTTGCACCGTCACCGTCGCTGACTGGACGTCTGACTGGTTGCCGTGGTGGTCACCTGCCGCCGGCGCCGTGCGCGAGTGGCGCCCGCCATCACCGGGCGAGCAGGCTTTGCTCGTCTCGCCATCAGGCTGCCTCGAAGGCGGCTTCGTCCTGGCCGGCTTCTACACAGACCAGCACGGCGGCGCGAACGGCGATTCGGCAGACGTTACAGCCTCCGACTACCCCGACGGTGCCCGCGAGCACTACGACCACGCCGCGCACGAATACCGGCTGTCGGTACCGGCAGGCGGGCAAATCGTTCTGCAGGTCGGCGATACGTCGCTCACGCTGCGCAGCGACGGCGCAGAGTTGAAGGCGCCCCAACTGCTGGCCGACGTGCCGGCGTCCACCTTCACCGGCAATGCCTTGGTGGAGAAAGCCCTCGCGTTCCTTGGCGGGCTGAGCGGGCAGGGCGCTGCGGGCGGTACCGCCGTCGCCATTCAGGGCGGCATCCAAGCCACCGACGATGTGGTTGCCGGCGATATATCGCTGCGCGGTCACTCCCACATGGAGCAGGGCGACGGCGCCCCGGTGGGCAAGCCGTTCTAG
- a CDS encoding GPW/gp25 family protein, whose product MNGRTGALLSGMDHLLQSLTDILSTRRGTRRERPDYGSDLPDRVDLPITRGWVAAAQAEAARAITRWEPRLRLSRVRVEGIEDGKVVWHVVGIYNERAVDLKVLS is encoded by the coding sequence ATGAACGGACGCACGGGCGCGCTGCTCTCGGGCATGGACCACCTGCTGCAAAGCCTGACCGACATCCTCAGCACACGACGCGGCACGCGCCGCGAGCGCCCAGACTACGGCAGCGATCTGCCCGACCGTGTTGACCTGCCCATTACGCGCGGCTGGGTAGCCGCAGCGCAGGCCGAGGCCGCCCGCGCCATCACCCGGTGGGAGCCGCGTCTGCGTCTCTCGCGGGTGCGCGTGGAGGGCATTGAGGACGGCAAAGTGGTCTGGCATGTCGTCGGCATCTACAACGAGCGGGCCGTCGATCTGAAGGTGTTGTCATGA
- a CDS encoding XkdW family protein, with the protein MITHDELIFCLQQKYPNLAHGVDYWVGQEMRRDTNEQLAPARIIAWHVDGRPTDEEVDALVEQHGEAARQHVLGQRAREERDRRLEQADAMFYKAMDSGDATQAQQVGKYRQALREVPDQPGFPADFTWPDIPEASSDLSTSNG; encoded by the coding sequence ATGATCACTCACGATGAACTGATCTTCTGCCTGCAGCAGAAGTACCCAAATCTCGCCCATGGTGTCGACTACTGGGTTGGCCAGGAAATGCGCCGTGACACAAACGAGCAGTTGGCGCCGGCACGCATCATTGCGTGGCACGTAGATGGCCGGCCTACCGACGAGGAGGTCGACGCGCTGGTCGAGCAGCATGGCGAAGCCGCCCGGCAGCACGTGCTCGGGCAGCGCGCCCGCGAAGAGCGCGACCGTCGCCTGGAGCAGGCCGACGCGATGTTCTACAAGGCCATGGATTCCGGCGACGCCACCCAAGCCCAGCAGGTCGGCAAGTACCGCCAGGCGCTGCGCGAGGTGCCCGACCAACCCGGTTTCCCCGCCGATTTCACCTGGCCGGATATCCCGGAAGCGTCGTCGGATCTGTCGACCTCGAACGGGTAA
- a CDS encoding phage tail protein → MSVTLKAELDIAAALAPLARLGKDAMRNAWRRALKKSAKWVSSQTAKHVSAEMHIAQKLIRQRLYFFLRSADKGKVWLGLNAIEAHRLGNPRQTRRGVSVGRHRFDNAWIYRSKRGSKNDGKVFRRVGKARMPIEGVKLDWADKGEAAFRKAAAEIEARLMVLLEQEVKYEILKATRHAR, encoded by the coding sequence ATGTCCGTCACGTTAAAGGCCGAGTTGGACATTGCCGCAGCGCTCGCGCCGCTCGCACGCCTTGGCAAAGACGCCATGCGCAACGCCTGGCGCCGCGCGCTAAAGAAGAGCGCCAAGTGGGTGTCGAGCCAGACCGCAAAGCACGTCTCCGCAGAGATGCACATCGCGCAGAAGCTGATCCGGCAGCGCCTGTACTTCTTCCTGCGCAGCGCCGACAAAGGCAAGGTCTGGCTCGGTCTCAACGCCATTGAGGCACACCGGTTGGGCAACCCGCGTCAAACGCGGCGCGGCGTGTCCGTTGGCCGGCATCGGTTCGACAACGCGTGGATCTACCGAAGCAAGCGCGGCAGCAAGAACGACGGCAAGGTCTTCCGCCGGGTTGGCAAGGCCCGCATGCCCATCGAGGGCGTCAAGCTCGACTGGGCAGACAAGGGCGAAGCCGCCTTCCGTAAAGCCGCGGCTGAGATCGAAGCGCGCCTCATGGTCCTACTGGAGCAGGAAGTGAAGTACGAAATCCTCAAGGCCACCCGCCATGCTCGCTGA
- a CDS encoding head decoration protein has product MQIQTQGVQTAEFLLTEAPGSLSREQIAVAAGDALPAGQLLEQSADGTCYVPYGTADDGKAAAILYAPLRASDAVRRATAIVRLAEVAEARLTGLDAKARTDLLAAFIAVR; this is encoded by the coding sequence ATGCAGATCCAGACACAAGGCGTGCAAACCGCCGAATTCCTGCTGACCGAAGCGCCGGGCAGCCTCTCGCGCGAGCAGATCGCCGTCGCTGCGGGTGACGCGCTGCCCGCCGGGCAACTGCTCGAGCAGTCAGCCGACGGCACCTGTTACGTCCCGTACGGCACCGCCGACGACGGCAAGGCCGCCGCCATCCTCTACGCGCCGCTGCGCGCGTCCGACGCAGTCCGCCGCGCCACCGCCATCGTGCGCCTGGCAGAAGTGGCCGAAGCCCGCTTGACCGGCCTTGACGCCAAAGCCCGCACCGACCTGCTCGCGGCGTTCATCGCCGTTCGCTAA
- a CDS encoding major capsid protein, which produces MADMALFNDDAFSMTALTASINELETTPSRLAALGLFEEEGMTVTTAQIERDGEQLQLVASAERGSPGQVVVGSKRQVIPFNAVHLPEIATIKADEVQNLRAFGEETELEALQSVVSKRLQKMRRQLDATHEFHRIGAIKGQILDSDGKSVLVDLFERFGLKQQQLPILIGDVRSSTLELLDMIEDSLGATPHTGVRALCGRNFWRQLMTSKDIRETYLNTQMAAALRGDPRDTFDFGGVTWERYRGRVGNIGYIGDDEAYAVPEGVPELFITRFAPADYMEAVNTNGLPYYAKQEAGKFGKAVELEAQSNPLHLCTRPRAVIKLSASTGKAA; this is translated from the coding sequence ATGGCTGATATGGCCCTGTTCAATGACGACGCCTTTTCCATGACGGCGCTCACCGCCAGCATCAACGAGCTGGAAACCACGCCCTCGCGGCTGGCCGCCCTCGGCCTGTTTGAAGAAGAGGGCATGACCGTCACCACCGCGCAGATCGAACGCGACGGCGAACAACTGCAGCTCGTCGCCTCGGCAGAGCGTGGCTCGCCCGGGCAGGTTGTGGTCGGCAGCAAGCGTCAGGTGATTCCGTTCAACGCCGTGCACCTGCCGGAAATCGCCACCATCAAGGCCGATGAGGTGCAGAACCTGCGCGCCTTCGGCGAAGAAACCGAACTGGAAGCTCTGCAGAGCGTCGTCAGCAAGCGCCTGCAGAAAATGCGCCGCCAGCTCGATGCCACGCACGAGTTCCACCGCATCGGCGCCATCAAAGGCCAGATCCTCGACTCGGATGGCAAGTCCGTCCTGGTCGACCTATTCGAGCGCTTCGGCCTGAAGCAACAGCAACTGCCCATCCTCATCGGCGACGTGCGGTCCTCCACGCTGGAACTGCTCGACATGATCGAGGATTCGTTGGGCGCCACGCCGCATACCGGCGTGCGTGCTCTGTGCGGGCGCAACTTCTGGCGTCAGTTGATGACCTCCAAGGACATCCGCGAGACGTACCTCAACACGCAGATGGCCGCCGCCCTACGTGGCGACCCGCGCGACACCTTCGACTTCGGCGGCGTCACGTGGGAGCGCTATCGCGGCCGCGTCGGCAACATCGGCTACATCGGCGACGACGAAGCCTACGCCGTGCCCGAAGGCGTGCCCGAACTGTTCATCACCCGTTTCGCGCCGGCGGACTACATGGAGGCCGTCAACACCAACGGCCTGCCGTACTACGCCAAGCAGGAAGCCGGCAAGTTCGGCAAGGCCGTCGAACTGGAAGCGCAGTCCAACCCGCTGCACCTGTGCACGCGACCGCGCGCCGTCATCAAGCTCTCGGCCTCGACAGGCAAGGCGGCCTGA
- a CDS encoding baseplate assembly protein yields the protein MSVIDLSALPPPDVVEPLDFEASYQRLLATFRGLCPEWSATMESDPVVKLLELLAYVDVQQRAHVNDSARSTMLGFAVGADLEHLAAGLDTKRLVAVPGDPEAFPPVAPIMESEASLRTRAQGAFERLSVAGPRAAYELHARAADGRVADARAISPAPAEIVVSVLSNEGDGTASDELVERVRQALSDEDVRPLADRLTVQAARILRYRLRVVLYHYPGPEAEPMVAAAWERLQAYAQEQRRIGRDVRRSAIFAAAHVAGVQRVEVPEPAEDIIVDLTEASYCTGIDVVVGGADE from the coding sequence ATGAGCGTAATCGACCTGTCCGCACTGCCGCCGCCCGACGTTGTTGAACCACTCGACTTCGAGGCGAGTTACCAGCGGCTCCTGGCAACCTTCAGGGGGCTGTGTCCCGAGTGGTCGGCCACCATGGAATCCGACCCCGTGGTCAAGCTGCTCGAGCTGCTCGCGTACGTCGACGTCCAACAGCGCGCGCACGTAAACGACTCCGCGCGCTCGACCATGCTCGGCTTTGCTGTCGGCGCGGATCTCGAACACCTGGCCGCCGGGCTGGACACGAAACGGCTTGTTGCCGTGCCGGGCGACCCGGAAGCGTTCCCGCCGGTCGCGCCCATCATGGAGTCGGAGGCCAGCTTGCGCACGCGCGCACAGGGCGCATTCGAACGCCTGTCCGTCGCCGGCCCGCGCGCCGCGTATGAGCTACACGCACGCGCCGCAGACGGCCGCGTGGCAGACGCACGGGCAATCTCGCCGGCGCCCGCAGAGATTGTCGTTTCCGTGCTCAGCAACGAAGGCGACGGCACCGCCTCCGACGAGCTCGTCGAGCGCGTCCGGCAGGCGCTGAGCGATGAAGACGTCCGCCCGCTGGCCGACCGGCTGACCGTGCAAGCAGCGCGCATCCTACGGTACCGGCTGCGCGTCGTGCTGTACCACTACCCCGGCCCGGAGGCCGAACCCATGGTGGCCGCCGCATGGGAGCGGCTCCAAGCCTATGCGCAAGAGCAACGCCGCATTGGTCGAGACGTTCGCCGCTCCGCCATCTTTGCCGCGGCCCACGTGGCAGGCGTGCAGCGCGTGGAAGTCCCCGAGCCAGCGGAGGACATCATCGTCGACCTGACAGAAGCGTCTTACTGCACTGGCATTGACGTCGTTGTCGGGGGCGCGGATGAGTGA
- a CDS encoding phage tail protein I, whose amino-acid sequence MSDKTLLPANATPLERALAQTILTLLDTPVPLNQLWDADTCPVSLLPYLASARSVDRWNANWPEEVKRRVVRDAFAVHQRKGTAGALRRALEPLGYRLTVQEWWQTQPPGRRGTFSLDVGIENTGATEATYDEIEQIVDDVRPLSRHLTGLTLSAEIAGYAGTHAACLEGDTVTVYPYMPTAIATEGATHFAVAAHVVEITTVSNG is encoded by the coding sequence ATGAGTGACAAAACGCTGCTGCCGGCCAACGCCACGCCGCTCGAGCGGGCACTGGCGCAAACCATCCTGACGCTGCTCGATACGCCCGTTCCGCTCAATCAATTGTGGGATGCGGATACGTGCCCCGTGTCGCTGCTGCCATACCTCGCAAGCGCCCGCTCGGTAGACCGCTGGAATGCCAACTGGCCCGAAGAGGTTAAGCGGCGCGTCGTGAGAGACGCATTCGCCGTGCACCAGCGCAAAGGCACGGCAGGGGCGCTGCGCCGCGCGTTAGAGCCGCTGGGCTACCGGCTGACGGTTCAGGAGTGGTGGCAAACGCAGCCACCTGGCAGGCGCGGCACGTTCTCCCTCGACGTCGGCATCGAAAACACGGGCGCTACTGAAGCGACGTACGACGAGATCGAGCAGATCGTCGACGACGTGCGGCCGCTATCAAGACACCTGACAGGGCTCACGCTCAGCGCAGAGATCGCCGGTTACGCCGGCACGCACGCCGCCTGCCTGGAGGGCGACACGGTGACGGTGTACCCGTACATGCCCACGGCAATTGCCACAGAAGGCGCCACGCATTTCGCGGTGGCCGCCCACGTTGTTGAAATCACTACGGTATCGAATGGCTAA
- a CDS encoding phage head-tail joining protein, which translates to MAYTKQDLQRIENALVKGEVEVQFQDRRARYRSVDEMLRIRSEIVRNLEDAAPASRVIRLRSAGKGVT; encoded by the coding sequence ATGGCTTATACAAAGCAAGATCTCCAGCGCATCGAGAATGCGCTGGTGAAGGGCGAGGTCGAGGTTCAGTTTCAGGACCGGCGCGCCCGATACCGCTCGGTGGACGAAATGCTGCGAATCCGCAGCGAGATCGTCCGCAACCTCGAAGACGCTGCACCGGCATCGCGCGTGATCCGGCTGCGCTCGGCGGGCAAGGGGGTCACATGA
- a CDS encoding head maturation protease, ClpP-related: MKAKQRKWYDLKAARNAAGKTVAELRIYDDIGFWGTTAKAFVNELDAVAKDADEILVAVNSGGGDVFDGFAIYNALRRYSGKVTARVDGIAASAASLVVMAGDTIVMPENAMMMIHNAWTIAAGDAAQMRKTAELLDKTRDGIVAAYRNKCGLTDDEIVAMMDAETWMTAAEAKDRGFADQIEAPVKLQASVRTEELLARFEHTPQALLKALEAPQAEPPQAAAPATPAAAPVATTPPPDPGALAQHAFAACRTAGLPQLAEAVVASSALASTEAIDAVVARAKDIAGLCTAAHLPELAAQFVADGLNADQVRARLYDRVMASSTPGLSNRQPVAGQETTERKTGPHGPSIYNARRKKTASAFA, translated from the coding sequence ATGAAAGCTAAACAGAGGAAGTGGTACGACCTCAAGGCCGCGCGCAACGCCGCCGGCAAGACGGTCGCCGAATTGCGCATCTACGACGACATCGGCTTTTGGGGCACTACCGCCAAGGCGTTCGTCAACGAGCTGGACGCCGTGGCGAAGGATGCCGACGAGATCCTCGTCGCCGTCAATTCCGGCGGCGGCGATGTGTTCGACGGCTTTGCCATCTATAACGCACTGCGCCGCTACAGCGGCAAGGTCACGGCGCGCGTGGATGGCATTGCCGCCTCGGCCGCGTCGCTCGTCGTCATGGCCGGCGACACCATCGTCATGCCCGAAAACGCCATGATGATGATCCACAACGCCTGGACCATCGCCGCCGGCGACGCCGCGCAGATGCGCAAGACCGCCGAGCTGCTCGACAAGACGCGCGACGGCATCGTCGCCGCCTACCGCAACAAGTGCGGCCTGACCGACGACGAAATCGTCGCCATGATGGACGCAGAGACGTGGATGACGGCGGCCGAGGCCAAAGACCGCGGCTTCGCCGATCAGATCGAGGCGCCCGTCAAGCTGCAGGCGTCCGTGCGCACCGAGGAGCTGCTCGCGCGGTTCGAGCACACGCCCCAAGCGCTGCTCAAAGCGCTTGAGGCACCGCAGGCGGAGCCGCCGCAAGCCGCTGCGCCAGCCACGCCAGCCGCAGCACCAGTCGCCACCACGCCACCGCCCGATCCTGGTGCACTCGCACAACACGCCTTTGCAGCGTGCCGTACCGCCGGTCTGCCGCAACTGGCAGAAGCCGTCGTGGCGTCCAGCGCGCTTGCCAGCACCGAAGCCATCGATGCCGTTGTGGCCCGCGCCAAAGACATCGCCGGCCTCTGCACGGCCGCGCACCTGCCCGAACTGGCCGCGCAATTCGTCGCCGACGGATTGAACGCGGACCAAGTCCGCGCCCGGCTGTACGACCGCGTCATGGCCAGCAGCACGCCCGGCCTGTCCAACCGCCAGCCAGTAGCAGGGCAGGAAACCACCGAGCGCAAGACAGGCCCCCACGGCCCGAGCATCTACAACGCTCGCCGCAAGAAAACCGCTTCAGCGTTCGCCTGA
- a CDS encoding phage tail protein, with the protein MAKYFATLTETGEAKMARTLVSNTMVPLTEMAVGDGGIDGGADAEVMPSAAQRALVRERHRRPLNRLVRDEKNPSIVIAEIYLPEEVGGWWSRELGLYDEDGELFAVANVPPSYKPVLAEGSGRGQFFRMMLIHKAAGNIVLKIDPAVVVATREYVDEQVTAVRMAVTGDADKRYATKESVAALSRHVDEVHEIAADALPRSGGDVSGPIDMTGPSNELRFTDSQQPLTVGRFRMVSSNGQLVFDRNTSPDGSFASYSRVYWVDNNGNFVVPGVLTAASVKTQSIVNLPAHNNDGRGFLEFGGDTVIWRLFMVGPSGNLVLNGYNADGSNRNQPFYINYTTGQLAFGVRPNFAGHAPWDTENLPNPLSTDGGGLAANRGLYFGVGYGRYALTVSSNGTDSIGGGFTEWNANRTPALQIDCPWNQAAYMGIRWTQWGTRHLGAIDCYAGGSDATLPFISMHVGAKVNAFTFNGNGDMVAQGAIHTGSGGGILAGNGNVYMSWAGQWLSEYLSNLNGGKAGAGAICQWNTAITEFGGVSTGSSSGQADLPAPYVLVGLRNGFYTHYLRAVQLRNQ; encoded by the coding sequence ATGGCTAAGTACTTTGCGACTTTGACGGAGACGGGCGAGGCCAAGATGGCCCGCACGCTCGTCTCCAATACGATGGTCCCGCTCACCGAAATGGCCGTGGGCGATGGCGGCATCGATGGCGGCGCGGATGCGGAGGTGATGCCCAGCGCCGCACAACGCGCACTCGTGCGCGAACGCCACCGCCGGCCGCTGAATCGCCTCGTCCGCGACGAGAAAAACCCGAGCATCGTCATTGCCGAGATCTACCTGCCCGAAGAGGTGGGCGGATGGTGGTCGCGGGAGCTTGGGCTGTACGACGAAGATGGCGAGCTGTTCGCGGTGGCCAACGTGCCGCCCAGCTACAAGCCCGTGCTTGCAGAGGGCTCCGGGCGCGGTCAGTTCTTCCGCATGATGCTGATCCACAAGGCGGCCGGCAATATCGTTCTGAAAATCGATCCGGCCGTGGTCGTGGCAACGCGCGAGTATGTCGACGAGCAGGTGACAGCCGTTCGCATGGCCGTGACAGGTGATGCGGACAAGCGGTACGCAACCAAGGAATCGGTCGCGGCGCTGTCCCGGCATGTTGATGAGGTCCACGAGATTGCGGCCGATGCGTTGCCGCGCTCGGGTGGCGACGTGTCTGGCCCGATCGACATGACGGGCCCGTCTAACGAGCTCCGCTTCACCGACAGCCAGCAGCCGCTCACAGTAGGTCGCTTCCGCATGGTGTCGAGCAACGGTCAGCTCGTGTTCGACCGCAACACCTCGCCAGATGGCTCGTTCGCCAGCTACAGCCGTGTGTATTGGGTCGACAACAACGGCAACTTTGTCGTGCCCGGCGTACTGACGGCGGCCAGCGTCAAGACGCAGTCCATCGTGAACCTGCCGGCACATAACAACGACGGGCGTGGCTTTCTGGAGTTCGGCGGCGATACCGTCATCTGGCGCCTGTTCATGGTGGGCCCTAGCGGCAACCTGGTCCTCAACGGCTACAACGCTGACGGAAGCAACCGGAACCAGCCGTTCTACATCAACTACACAACGGGCCAGTTGGCATTTGGGGTGCGCCCGAACTTCGCCGGGCATGCGCCGTGGGATACGGAAAACCTGCCAAATCCGCTTTCGACGGACGGCGGGGGCTTGGCGGCCAACAGGGGTCTCTATTTTGGTGTTGGTTACGGCAGATACGCGCTGACGGTCTCGTCAAACGGCACGGATTCCATCGGCGGCGGATTCACGGAGTGGAACGCCAACCGGACGCCAGCGCTTCAGATCGACTGCCCGTGGAACCAAGCGGCCTACATGGGCATCCGCTGGACACAGTGGGGCACGCGCCACCTTGGAGCTATTGACTGCTATGCAGGCGGTAGCGATGCAACGCTGCCCTTTATCTCGATGCATGTGGGCGCCAAGGTCAACGCATTCACCTTCAACGGCAATGGCGACATGGTCGCCCAAGGTGCCATCCACACCGGCAGCGGTGGCGGCATCCTCGCCGGCAACGGAAACGTCTACATGTCGTGGGCCGGCCAGTGGCTTTCCGAGTACCTCTCAAACCTGAACGGCGGCAAGGCAGGCGCTGGGGCGATATGCCAATGGAACACCGCCATCACTGAATTTGGCGGCGTCTCCACTGGTTCAAGTTCCGGCCAAGCCGACCTGCCTGCCCCCTACGTACTGGTCGGCCTGCGCAATGGCTTCTACACGCATTACCTGCGCGCGGTGCAACTGCGCAACCAATGA
- a CDS encoding head-tail joining protein: MPFRHNVADLDEAVFETLSDAVQIDGRPDPVMGMFYSPWLDVETVRGQRTGLREPFVILRDADAAGVRPRTRVKALSDVFSVIELQPDGSGMTKLVLRPEPCPSR, encoded by the coding sequence ATGCCGTTCCGGCACAACGTTGCTGACCTGGACGAGGCCGTGTTCGAGACGCTCTCGGACGCGGTCCAGATCGACGGGCGTCCCGATCCGGTGATGGGCATGTTCTATTCGCCGTGGTTGGACGTGGAAACCGTGCGCGGCCAGCGCACGGGCCTGCGTGAGCCGTTCGTGATCCTGCGTGATGCAGATGCGGCAGGCGTCCGCCCGCGCACGCGGGTGAAAGCGCTGAGCGACGTATTCAGCGTCATCGAACTGCAGCCGGACGGCTCCGGCATGACCAAACTCGTATTGAGGCCAGAACCATGTCCGTCACGTTAA